The Salmo salar chromosome ssa19, Ssal_v3.1, whole genome shotgun sequence DNA window CTGGCGGTTAGACACCATGTCTCGTGTCATTGCCCTTTGCATTCTGCCTCATGCTTATTTACACTTCAACAAACAAAGCAGCTGACAATGTTCACCACTTCCTGGTAAACTCTGAAGCCTCAGACCCAAGGCATAGCCCTCTAACACTGACCTCTTTTCCATTCATTTCCCTTTTAAACACTTCCCTTACTTAGTTGTACATTCCTTAAATAACATCCCCACTCTCCTCACCCTCTTTCCCCTATTTCCCATAGGAGCATTCACATACCACGGGTTCATGAAACACATTGAAGATAGAATAGCACTTACATACAGTAGCAGCAAACATTAAGAAGAGAAGGTTAGGAAGAGCATATAAAGTGTTTGCATGTAAAGGCTTTTCAAAAATACAATGGACGTATGTATGAAAACCTTTGTGCAAAAAAAAGGTAGGTGCTCCATTTAGGCCTACACCGGCCTACACCTAATTGATAATATGCTGGGGTATAGTCATGCATATTTACCTGTATTGCTTTTCTTTTTTGTTTACCTGAAAGTCTTCAATCAAACGGTGCCATGAAACACTGAAGCAACTTCAATATGAAGTTCGTCATGTTGTACCAAATTATTCCACTTTCAACGTCTCATTCTTTCACATTCTCACATTTAAAAAGGCATACTGTATTTCGGTCAGTGTAAAGACTGCTCTGGAACTGTCAACCATGTCCGTCAACATTCGGGCGACTTACGTTATACTGACATTTTGATGGCTTACCATATGTCTAACAGCAAGGAATAGATCCATCTATTACAGGGCAAGTAAAGCTAACTCTGTTGATATAAAACTCACCAAAACAGATCTCCATGTACAAAATGCTAAACCTCCTTTGAAAATATTCACTAAAGTGCAGGCTCCCAAATCTGGAGTTATCGTTCTCTTTTTGAAAAAGCCTTGGAGCTGGATTAAATCCGTATAGCTGGAGTATCACGGCAGATCCGAGTTATAGCGCgattgaaatgtaaaggcaatgttcctacGTTCGTGGAGACTGCATTTACGATAAAcgttgcatatgtcggctcaatcggaaattaccttaaaATTTTAACAGATCTTTCGCGATACGGAATCCAGTCCCTACTCGCTGTGTATACAAGTGGTGAAGTAATGCCATTGTATTACAAACAGTTTAACCTCATCCCCAGGCTCGGATTTCTGGCGCATAGAGTAGTCTCGACAGAGTGAGCGGGCTGGTGGCCGAGATTACAAACAGTTTAATGGTCAATCAAATTAACATTATAAAGGAAGGCATCTATGTTACAACAACTCATGATTTaccaattttttttaattcactACAAAAATTGTGTACACTTTTAAAGTCTAAACCAATTTCTAGATATCTCAACCTTAAAATGCCCTTCGCTATCTGTCGTTAATTCTAGCTATATTTGTGTGGCTATGATGGCATTTTACCACAATGCTTTATGTTGAGTACTGGTCACAGTGATTAGGGTGTTAACTGGATGATAACAGATGCTTACAGGCTCAAACTGTTGTTTGTAGATTTCTGTACCTTCACATATACCCCATAAACATGAAGAGAAACCCATTCTGAACCTTTCCAttgtaatgacaaaacaaaaatgcCCACTAAAGCCCCACAGTGACCTGAAATGTTGAGATGTGATTCACATATCTTGAACATCTTAACTGTTCAGACTGTGGTTATATCTTCACTGTTGAGGGGGGTCAGCCAGCACTCTCATGTGTACATACTGTTAAATGTTCTGTTGTCACTCCTCTTACATCAAGCAATTGGGAGTTGATTCTGTTGGAGAAGCTTGTGTATTTGTCATAAAAGCCTTGTTGTTGCTTCACCAGTATGGGGTTGTATTCTCTATGTGTCCCCAGCTCTGCCATTCAGGGAAGAATCCACTGGACGTCCTCGGGCTCCCAAACTGGTCAAACTCCATCTCCGGCCTCTTGCCGTCTCTCTTGAACTCCACTGGTGCGGTGGTCTGGATGATGGAGTTGCTGGTCTGGTCTGCGTCTGTGTCGTTGTGGAGCAACTTGTAGTTCTTCTCATCGTTGTTGTCCCAGTACGTCTGATCCTGGGTGTTGAAGCATAAGCAGAACTCCACACGCTCCTGTGAGGGCACAGAACTTGGCAGGTCGACGGTGAAAGCGAAGGTGTCAGTGTCCAAACAACCGTACACATTGTTTAGGTACGTACTAGCAATGTCCGTGTGGGTTTTCCACGAGTCAAACGTTATCCGGATGGAGACCGATTTCTCAAAGCTTACGTTCCTGACTTTCACGGTGCCGGTGAGCGACCGTTCCTGGAGTATGCAGTTTTCCAGACACACTTGGTTCTTCTTGAGCCGGTTCCTGAAGTCCAGATAATCTGCAGCGGGCTGTGGGAAATCCAGAGTAAAACATTTCTCCACGGAGACCTTGAGGCCAGCGGTGGCATTGGCCAGGTCAGACAGGTCAAATTGCAGGTCAGACAGTGGGTCCTCCTCAAACTCCTTGAACACGTGGATGGCCGTTAGGGACATGCCTTTTGAATCGGCAAAGACCACCCGCTTCTTCCCCTTGGCCCTGGCACTCTTCCATCCCAGGCTGGAGTCCTCTAGCTGCTGCTTGGAGCTGATGCATGGCCTCAGTGGTTTGTAGCGGTTGACCAGGTTTCGCGATCGGCAGTCCTCGTACGTGCTGAGGAAGCTGCGGAGGGGTGGAGAGCTTGCCAGGCAGATCCTCATGGCTACATCTACTGGCATGATAGGACCTGGCATTGGCCTGGGGTTCAACATGTGGAGGACCCTGTTGAAAAAGAAGAACGCACCAGACAAGGTTAAAGGCAAAATAGTTATCTGTTTAGGTGAGACTGAAAATAGTAAAATGTGGTCCAACAAAGTAATGGAACTTGTGTCAGAATTCTGATGTTCCGAATGCAGCTGTGAAACGCTGACCTGatttcactggacgtgctaccttctCCCAGACCCCTGCTGACGTAGGTCATTAATTGAAGAGACCTGTCATCCAAATTAATCTGACACAGATTTGTAAAATATATAATACATTTGTTCCTGGAACAGTTTGAAAATCTACACTGACAATAATGCTCAAAATAGTTTACAGCAGGCTATAATTATTTGTAGGGAGCTATATTGCATAATTTAACAATTCTAACAGGCCTAATTATTTTCTAGAAAAATAATTAAGCAATAAAGCacaaggaggtgtggtatatggccaatattttttattttatttaacctttatataactagtcagttaagaatacattctcaatataccatggctaaggactGTCCTTATGCACTACGCAACACAGagtcacaaacccctgaggtgccttattgctattattaactggttaccaacgtaattagttagttagagcagtaaaaatacatgttttgtcatatccgtggtatacggtctgatataccacagctgtcagccaatcaacattcagggcacgaaccacccagtttacaaTAAGCAATAACCTACAAAAATGCAGAAAATAAATAGCTTTCAACCTATAAAAAGTTTTTACTCACACTAGAAATGGCTTTAACACATACAGGTTTAAGTTCGTAGCAATGATTTGGGCAGTAGCCTAGGGCAGGGTTtcacaaactcggtcctgggtgaAAACATTTTgggttttgccctagcactacacagctgattcaaataaccaaaacatCATCAAGCATTGAttgtttgaatcagctgtgtagtgttagggcaaaagcCAATACGTCTACCCAGGGAAgggaggacagagtttgggaaacactgcactATATCATGGCCAGTCAATAAAACAATTAAGAAACAATCTCCAAGGTAAAAGAAAACTGGTCAGTGAGTGAGTTAATGATATTTCAGCCAGAGGTAATCTCACCTGGCATTCAAAAACGTTTATATTTAAGTAACGTTTCATGTTCTTTCATTGCGCAgttcaaaataaatgtcccatCTATTTACTGTGCATCGAAGCGCTTCATCTTTGACGCACTGTGAGCTTACCTTGTGCAATTCATTGGAAAGACAAAAACGTTAAATGTTGCTGGTGAATAAAGGGACTAACTTTTTAAGAACTAAATcgaaaaaaaatgttatttagcCATTCCGATGAAATATGGTTGAGTTTCCTGAATGCTGCGTGGCACGCCCCCTTCCCCTCTGCAGTCCAGCTGTACTGTTAATGGCCTCAGCGTTTTCAATCGGTAGGCTACAACGGACGATTTGCATACTGCTTCACGTGAATACAGGATGATAGCCAATGGAGAAGCCAAACGAGGATCGCTCGAGCAATCAGCGAGCAGCTGGGCCTGTCTTACAGTCCGCCCCAGGTGCTGAAACGTCTGGTCGGCTCAGGCTACGTTGAGAGATGGGGAGTGGGGGCGGAGATAGCTTGACAGAGTCATGATAGACCTCTACTGGTTGTTTTTTGGTTTAGCAACTACATGCATGTAAATAACATAGTTAtaatattgtgttgcaccccccccctccccctccctcctccccagtgCTTCCCACGTtgggtcaagttggctggatgtactttgggtggtggactattcttgataaacacaggaaactgttaaAAACCCAGCAGttctgcagttcttgacacaaaccggtctGCCTGccaactactaccataccctgttcaaaggcacttcagtattttgtcttgcccattcaacctttgaatgacacacatacacaatacatgtctcaaggcttaaaaatccatatttctcctgtctcctcccttcatctacactgattgaagtggatttaacaagtgacataaataaggtatcatagctttcacctggattcacctggtcagtatatgccatggaaagagctggtgttattaatgttttttacactcagtgtgtataCATTATAGACTTTGTAGACATTATATACATTATTCCTTAAAGTAGGCTTACCATATCTCCTAATATTTGGAAGATAGGCCTGAGACATCTCATAACATTTCATTAGCACATTGGTGAAATTCCAGGTCTAGTTGACTCTTTTTGTATGGGAAAGTATGGGACCACAATCAAAATATCAGCCTGGGCTGGGAGACATTTCTATTGAGATCTTAGGCAACTTCAAGCTCTGAAATACCTCCACCCTGACACAGAAAATCTATTTGAACTTGTCTGAGCAGTGTATAAATTCATCATAGGGACTGTATGATCATCTGGAAGATGTCATTTAAAGCTAGTAAGGAGGACTCTACACGGAAGCGTCCCGGGGAAACATTGTTCATTTCTGTCTCTGTAGGTCATGCTGGCCTTAGAGCGGTGCAGATTACTGTAGCTCTTTCTAGCTTGTGAAGGGCTGGTGAAGTGTTCTCCCCACAACCATGAATCTGGTAGGCACTGAAGAGGAGAGGCCTTGGAGAGGACAGTGTGAGAGAGGGTGTCAAGTGAAATGTCTGGCATCAGAAGCCTTACGACTCAGATATGTCTCTGTGAATCAGCTCTTGTCTCTGTGGGGAGATGTGACTCTTACGTAATCGCAGCGCGAAAATGGAAACCATTTCACCCCACAGTTCATTGGTACTGACTTCAGTGATAATTGTATTGGATTATCTATTTTCACAAAGGCCAACACAAGGTTTTTCACACAGACAATATTCTC harbors:
- the LOC106578980 gene encoding protein phosphatase 1 regulatory subunit 3C-B isoform X2 — protein: MLNPRPMPGPIMPVDVAMRICLASSPPLRSFLSTYEDCRSRNLVNRYKPLRPCISSKQQLEDSSLGWKSARAKGKKRVVFADSKGMSLTAIHVFKEFEEDPLSDLQFDLSDLANATAGLKVSVEKCFTLDFPQPAADYLDFRNRLKKNQVCLENCILQERSLTGTVKVRNVSFEKSVSIRITFDSWKTHTDIASTYLNNVYGCLDTDTFAFTVDLPSSVPSQERVEFCLCFNTQDQTYWDNNDEKNYKLLHNDTDADQTSNSIIQTTAPVEFKRDGKRPEMEFDQFGSPRTSSGFFPEWQSWGHIENTTPYW
- the LOC106578980 gene encoding protein phosphatase 1 regulatory subunit 3C-B isoform X1; translation: MNCTRVLHMLNPRPMPGPIMPVDVAMRICLASSPPLRSFLSTYEDCRSRNLVNRYKPLRPCISSKQQLEDSSLGWKSARAKGKKRVVFADSKGMSLTAIHVFKEFEEDPLSDLQFDLSDLANATAGLKVSVEKCFTLDFPQPAADYLDFRNRLKKNQVCLENCILQERSLTGTVKVRNVSFEKSVSIRITFDSWKTHTDIASTYLNNVYGCLDTDTFAFTVDLPSSVPSQERVEFCLCFNTQDQTYWDNNDEKNYKLLHNDTDADQTSNSIIQTTAPVEFKRDGKRPEMEFDQFGSPRTSSGFFPEWQSWGHIENTTPYW